Part of the Paenibacillus guangzhouensis genome is shown below.
CGGGTTGTATACGAAAGCTAAGCTAAATCATGCTTCGATCGTGCTCGATGAAGAAATGAAAGAAGTGTATAGTTTTGGACGTACAAATTCTTTGAATCCTTTGAGCGGCGGATTCGTAAAAGAGAAGGTATTCGGTCATTTGGTCCGGGCCGTATCTCGTCGGACGGAATGCGAGCTCTATTGCTGTTCAGTGAGCGAAGAAGCTTACGAGCGCATATGCTCGCAGATTCGCCATATGGAGCATCATCAACACAAATATAAATATAACTTCCTCGGCCTCTTCGGCGTGGTCTTTAATATATCGATCGAGCGGAAGAACGCATTCTTCTGTTCGCAATTCGTCGCTTATATGCTGCAGAAACACGGTGTCCCAATCGTTGATAAGTGCATTTCTCAGGTGACGCCAGAAGATCTGCAGAACTGCGAGAGCTTGGAGCTTGTCTACGCCGGAGACCTCCGTCAGAAAGCCAAGAACCTGCACCTGCTGCCGATGACTTCGTAATTGATCTCGAAAGGAGCGCACATGGCAAATTGGATTGACCAAACCTATCATTATTTATCCCAGCTGGATATGAATCAAATTGAAGAACTACTAGACAAATATTCGGCGCTTGGCCCCTTGCCAGGCGTCCTGCTGCCGTTTGTAGAAGCCTTCTTGCCATTTCTCCCACTCTTTATTATCGTGGCCGGCAATGCCTCTGCTTACGGATTGGGACTAGGATTCCTGTATTCTTGGATCGGCTCAGTCCTCGGTGCACTATTCATCTTCTTGCTCGCAAGGCGATTCGGCGGACGCTTCAACGACTATCTGTCCCGCAAATATCCCAAAGCGGAACATTTCTTCAACTGGGTGGAACGAAGAGGGTTTACGCCACTATTCATTCTCTATTGCTTCCCATTCACGCCGTCCTTTTTCATCAATGTCGCCTCCGGCATGAGCCGTGTGCCGCTCGGAATTTTCTTAGCTTCCGTCGCGCTCGGCAAAGCTGTCATGATCTTCATGATATCCTTCGTCGGCCATGACTGGCAGGGCTTCATCGCGCAGCCTTGGCGGATCCTAGCCTTAGTCGTTGGACTGGCAGTTCTCTGGCTCGGCGGCAAACGCATCGAGAAACGGTTCCAAATTCACTAAGAGCCCTCTCCTTCTATTGGAGGGGCTCTTTTTTCTGGCTTAACTATGACTATGGATAAAAATCGCCGCTACGCCTGTCTACGGTACCAAGGAAGCCGGCTAAGCGGCACTTCGATCTCGAGCCTCACTGGACCCATCACGACACTCCCATCATCCCCATGCCAGGTTCCCGTTGGAAATACGACCGTCCGCGATCTCGTCCCTTTGGTGGTCACGGGTGCGGCAAGAATGTCGCTGCCAAGCATAAATTGATCCTGGACCAGCTCCAGCCCTTCTTCTGGATACGCATATGCCATCGCTCTTAGCATTGGCTCCCCACTCCACGCAGACTGCTGAGCGATCTGCCAGATCTCCTCCCCAAGCCTTGTGTGCAGCTCTGCAGCTTCGACGCAGTATGCCAAATGCTCTGCATCCAAAATACGCCAAGGCGCAGCAGAGAACTGCATCATCGGGAATAACGCCGAGCACTGCGCGTAACGTACAACGAGCTCCGCATCCAGACGATCCGACTGCGTCGTGAAGCTCATGTACTCCCCGCCGCCGATCATATCAGGACAGATGAAGGCATACCCCAGCATACCCTGTGTTATGCCGTCCGGAATGAGCGAAGCTAGTCCGCTATAGCCCCAGTCGTGCCCCTTATCCTTCAAACGCTGCACCAGTGGCTGTCCTGCTAGCTTCCAGCACGCGCGATACTCATTCAATGGGTAACGCAGCCCCACCTTCGCCCAAGCTTCGCAATGTCCATTGCGGCTTGTCCGTACAACGCTCTGGTCTGAGCTTTCATAGAATGGCAAATCCCCCGCATCCAACTTGAATCCATCAATGCCATACGTCGTCTGGAGATCATCCAGCTTCGCATGCAGCCATGCAACAGCTTCTTCATTGGTGCAATCAAGCACGGTGCTTACGCCGTTCCACCACCGCCGGAATGCGGTCTGCCCGGAT
Proteins encoded:
- a CDS encoding C40 family peptidase is translated as MSKKVYILLTDTGTWFSKLIGLYTKAKLNHASIVLDEEMKEVYSFGRTNSLNPLSGGFVKEKVFGHLVRAVSRRTECELYCCSVSEEAYERICSQIRHMEHHQHKYKYNFLGLFGVVFNISIERKNAFFCSQFVAYMLQKHGVPIVDKCISQVTPEDLQNCESLELVYAGDLRQKAKNLHLLPMTS
- a CDS encoding glycoside hydrolase family 31 protein; translated protein: MAINHLVIEAQQGEYWWGGRVSDGQQMPYGTAEIAVDLSKDLLGNQACPLLLSSKGRYIWSEEPFRFHFHDGRLEIISELGDLKLHEGFQDVREAYRHASATYFPPSGESPEPLLFTAPQYNLWIELLYEPTQEGVLQYARDVLSNGMAPGVLMIDDNWHEPYGSWTFHSGRFPNPRAMVDELHDMGFKVMLWVCPFVSADTMTFREIEPKGYLLKDESGQTAFRRWWNGVSTVLDCTNEEAVAWLHAKLDDLQTTYGIDGFKLDAGDLPFYESSDQSVVRTSRNGHCEAWAKVGLRYPLNEYRACWKLAGQPLVQRLKDKGHDWGYSGLASLIPDGITQGMLGYAFICPDMIGGGEYMSFTTQSDRLDAELVVRYAQCSALFPMMQFSAAPWRILDAEHLAYCVEAAELHTRLGEEIWQIAQQSAWSGEPMLRAMAYAYPEEGLELVQDQFMLGSDILAAPVTTKGTRSRTVVFPTGTWHGDDGSVVMGPVRLEIEVPLSRLPWYRRQA
- a CDS encoding TVP38/TMEM64 family protein — encoded protein: MANWIDQTYHYLSQLDMNQIEELLDKYSALGPLPGVLLPFVEAFLPFLPLFIIVAGNASAYGLGLGFLYSWIGSVLGALFIFLLARRFGGRFNDYLSRKYPKAEHFFNWVERRGFTPLFILYCFPFTPSFFINVASGMSRVPLGIFLASVALGKAVMIFMISFVGHDWQGFIAQPWRILALVVGLAVLWLGGKRIEKRFQIH